The DNA segment TGGTGGAGGGGGGAGGATTCGAACCTCCGAAGGCTGAGCCGTCAGATTTACAGTCTGATCCCTTTGACCGCTCGGGAACCCCTCCAAAAAAGAGGCGGTATTCTCTGGTAACGACAGCCCACTGTCAACCGCGGAAGAAAATGATCTTTCAGCCGACACGCCAACCTGGAAAAGCCATGTGCTAGCATGCGGCGCTCGCATGCGCTGTCCGACCTGGGGCACTGCACGCACCGCCCCAAGCCATTGTTTTTATTAGCCAGGATCGTTAGCAGACCATGAAAGTCACTGTTTTTGGAAGTGGGTATGTCGGCCTCGTCACCGGCACCTGCCTCGCCGAAGTCGGCAACAAAGTCATGTGCGTGGACGTGGATCCCGCCAAAATCGACCTGCTGAACGGCGGCGGCGTGCCGATCTACGAGCCGGGCCTCACCGAGATGGTCAAGCGCAATCGCGAGGCCGGGCGGCTGTTGTTCACGACGGACGCCAAGACGGGCGTGGATTTCGGCCAGATCCAGTTCATCGCCGTGGGCACGCCGCCCGACGAAGATGGCTCTGCCGATCTGCAGTACGTCCTCGCCGTGGCACGATCCATCGCCGAACACATGACCGATTTCAAGATCGTGGTCGACAAATCCACGGTACCCGTAGGTACCGGCGACAAAGTCGCCAACCGCATTCGTGAAACGCTCCGGCAGCGCGGGGTCGATATCGATTTCGACGTCGTCTCGAACCCCGAGTTTCTGAAGGAAGGCGCCGCGATCGCCGATTTCATGAAGCCCGACCGGATCGTTGTCGGTACCGAGAACCCGCGTTCCATCGAGGCGATGCGTCAGCTGTACGCACCGTTCAACCGCAATCACGAACGCCTCCTGTTCATGGACATTCGCTCGGCCGAACTGACGAAGTACGCTGCGAACGCGATGCTCGCGACCAAGATCAGCTTCATGAACGAGTTGTCCAACATCGCAGAGATCCTCGGCGCCGACATCGAGAAGGTGCGCATCGGGATCGGCTCGGACCCGCGCATCGGCTTCCAGTTCATCTATCCGGGCTGCGGTTATGGCGGCTCATGCTTTCCGAAGGACGTGCAGGCGCTCGAGAAGACCGCACTCGGCGTCGGCTATCAGCCCCAGTTGCTGCATGCCGTCGAGGCCGTGAACCACCGACAGAAGGAGTTGCTGTTCCACAAGATCAGCGATTACTTCGAAGGCAAACTGTCTGGCAAGACGATCGCGCTCTGGGGCCTGGCTTTCAAGCCCAACACCGACGACATGCGTGCCGCGTCGAGCCGCACCTTGATGGAGGCGCTCTGGGATGCAGGCGCCAAGGTGCGCGCGTTCGACCCGATCGCTCATGAGGAAGCCCGACGCTTATATGGCGAGCGACCGGATCTGGAGATCTGTGAACATGCCGATACCGCACTGGAAGGCGCTGACGCCCTGGCGGTCGTCACCGAGTGGATCGAGTTCCGCAGCCCTGATTTCGCGGCCATCCGCGAGACACTGCGGCATCCCGTTGTGTTTGACGGGCGCAACATCTACGACCCGAAAGCGCTCACCGATGCCGGCCTGACCCACTACAGCATCGGTCGCCAACCGGCACGTCCTGCCTGAATTCCCTCACCGCCCGGTGATAAGAGAGCCAGGCGCAACGCCTGGCTGGCGCAAAAATGATGGATGATTGACATCTGTCAATGTAAAATTCTCTGGGCAACTTAGATTCTGTAAATACTGATAAAAAATAAAAAAATACCCGTGCGCAGGACGCGCCAATATTGCGCTGCAGTCTTTGAACCCAGCTGATTCGGCATACCCCTTGGCGGGCATGATCGGATCGGGCGATACGCGTCTGTACCCATTCGTTCGCTGAGAGGAACCAAAATGCGTCAAATCCTTAGGGCCGGAATCGCGGCCTTCACCCTGTCTACCACGCTCTCGTTCACCGCCATTGCCGGCGTGCCCAAAGATCTGCCCTACCCGAGCGGCAATCTGACCGCCGACCAGATCATGGAGCAGGTGTATTTCGTCAATCATTTCTACGCGTTCAAGAACTACGCGATCACCAAGCAGGACGATGACATCACCGTGCTGGTAATCAAGGGGGAAGGCAAGACGCCCACGACCAACACCCTGGAGCGCTATCTCAACAACGATTATCCCGCTGACGACGCGACCAAGGCGGAAGATTTGGCGATCTTTCGTTCGGGCAAGCTCAAGGGCACCGGCATGCTGATCACGGACTTCCAGGACGACGCGAAAAGCCAGTCCTACATGATCTGGCTGCCCGCACTGCGCAAGATCCGGCGCTTCGCCCAGCCCGCACACGACGACGCATGGGGCGGCTCCGACTTTACGTTCGGTGACGTGGCGCTGCGCAAACCGTTCCACGAAACCCACGAACTGCTTGGCAAAGAGGCCTTCAACGACTGCCTCGGTTACATCGCCATCAACGACGACGAACAGACCCGTTACACCACCGGCCTCCCCAAGTCCGGCTCCTGCAGCCCCAAGGGAAAAGAGGTGTACAAGGTGAAATCCACCACCAAGTTCGAAGGATGGTGGTACGACTACCGGATCTCCTACATCGACACCAAGACCTTCGCCGACTACCGCAGCGAGTACTTCAAAAACGGCGAGCAGGTGAAGGTCATCGACCGCGACTGGGTACCGCTGGGCAAATCGGACGACCCGCGCGCGGTTGGCTGGGGTTACTGGTATGGCAAGACGCTGGCTACCGGCAACCAGACCTGGGCGGTGATTCCAGCGAACGTCAACCGTGTCGACGAGACCTATGAAGCCAACTGGTGGTCGGAGTCCACGCTGCGCAAGATCAAGCGTTGAGATCCATCGAAAAAACAATCAGCCGGGGCACAGCCCCCGGCGAGGCAGTCACGCGCGGAGCGTGTAGGGAGTCATTGAATGTTTAAGAAGTCACCATTGGGGATGGCCGTGGCCACCCTGCTTGCCGCGCCCCTGGGCGTGCAGGCGGAAGTCCAGGTCTCGGCCGAGCTGAAAAACGAGACCGCTTTCTTCATCAATTCCGGGCAGGTCACCGGCCAGGCGCGAAGCATGCTCGACGATCGTGAGCACGATGCCGGCGACCTGATGAAGTTCGAGAACTCAGCGCGCATCTTCTTCAACGGCGATCTCGGCGAATCGGCCACTTGGCATGCCGAACTCCGGCCTGTGGTCGATGGCAAGGGCGTCAACGCGGACTACAAATACCACCGCAGTTACACTCAGAACGATTACCTGCGGGAATTGTATGTCGACACCAGTGCCGGCGGCTGGGACCTGCGTCTCGGTAAGCAGCAGGTAGTGTGGGGAACGGCTGACGGCATCAAGCTGCTCGACATCATCAACCCGACCGATTTCCGCGAACTGAACCAGAACTCCCTGGAGGATTCGCGCATACCGGTCTGGATGGTCAATGCCGAGCGCTATCTCGACAACGGCGGCAACATCCAGCTGATCGTCTCCCAGTCCGAGGAAAACAAGATTCCCGGCTTGAACTCCAATGGCGACAGCGGCCACCCGTTCATGATGAAGGGCGTCGACTCCATCTCCGGTCGGGTGAACGGCTTTTACAACATCGCACCGGCACTGAGTGAGGTCGCGGCCACCTTCAACGCCGCAGCGATGAACGGGGCATTCACCGGCGGCGGATTCTTCGCTCCGGGCCTCACCGTCTTCGGCGGCCTGACGGTGGACGGCTTCGCCAGCGGTTTCTGGGACGCGACCAGCAATCCGGGACAGATTACTCCGACCGTGCCGACCGACCCGAATGCGGCACCTGGATACATTCTGTTGAACGCCTTTGCCCAGAACGGCTTTACCGGCCAGCCGGGCTTCCCGGCGGGCCTGGTGGATCCGAACGGGAACTACAACGTCACCAACCTGCTCGCGGTCAATGGCCCGAACTTCACCGACGTCACCTGGACACCGAACAAGGCATCGTCCGCGTTCGAATACATGTCCAATGCGACGTTCGCGACCTTCAACACCTTCACCGAGTTCAACCCGAGCAATCCAACCGGATTGGGTGGCATCGACACCACCTGGGAACGCGACTACGGCGAGGAGCCCAATATCGGCGGTCGTTATCGCGCCAGTCTCGAAAACGGCCTGAACTTCTCGGTGAACTACTTCTACCACTACAGCTCGAATCCGACCATCGACCTGAGCTGGCGCGGCAAGGATGGAAACGAGCTGACCGTGCAGCGTGCCGCGACGATGGTCATCGATTCGAACGGCACGCCGGGTATCCAGCCGGACGATAGCTTCCTGCCGGACGCATCGACCGCCCTTACCCGCGACCAGGCACGCGCCAACCACGACCTGGGCAATCCGACCACGATCCTGTTGCACGATGATGCAGGCAACTACTACGGGGCACTGAACCCCGCGACGCTGGATGGCAGCCCGGGCGCTGGCGCACCGACACTGCATTTCACCGAGACCTCTCACCGCGTTCACAGCATTGGCGCCTCGTTCGACTATGCACTCGACGTCGGCGACACACCGATCGTCCTGCGCGGCGAGTTCCTGTACGACAAGGGAGAGCGGCAGCCTGTCGTCGACAAGTACCTGCTGTCGATCGGCGATCTCACCAATGCACTCAAGATGGAAGAGGCCGACTACTTCAAGTACGTGCTGGGTGCCGATGTCACGGTACTGACCAACCTGCTGGTGAGCGCGCAGTTCATCCAGTTCCGCAACCTCGACTACATCGATGAACCGGACAGATGCGTTACCCAGGGCACCAACACCATCGACTGCAGCCGTTACACCGCGGACTTCGCAACGCTTCACCTGACCAACGGCCTGAATCAGGCTGAGAAGAACAAGGAGTTCTACTCGCTGTTCCTGTCCAAGCCTTTCGGTGCCGCACAGCTGGGTCGCGTCAACAACATCATCATCTTTGAAGAGGGCGGCGGCTATTGGAACCGGCTCGATGCCGAGTACTCACTGTCCGATCAGTTGATCGTCACCGGTGAACTGAACCTTTACTGGGGTGACGAGGACACCACATTCGGCCAGTTCGAAGATTCTTCGAACATCCAGGTCGGACTGAAGTACATCATCGAATAATGAAAACCTGACGTAAGCTCCGCAAAAGCGGCGTTCGGCCTCGGTCGACGCCGCTTTTTTTGCCGAACAGATCTAGAAACTGACAGGGCTTGAGGATCATGACCACAGAAAACAACACCTGGGCCAGCCGGTACGCGGACTTCGTGCTGCGTTTCCGCTGGCCGATCATCGCTTTCCTACTCGTCTGCACCGTCGCGGGTGCGATCTATGTGCCGCAGCTCGACATCCGCAACGACCCCGATACGCTGCTGCCGGCGAGTAACCGCTATGTCGCGACCAACCTGTACGCCGAACACAAGTTCGGCATGGGCAACCTGATGGTGTTCGCCCTCAAGATCAAGGAGGGCGATATCTGGCAACCCTGGTTCATCAACAAGATCCAGGAGATCCACAACAAACTCGAGGCCCTGCCCCATTCACGCCCGGCGAACTTCATCGACATTGCGTCGCAGAAGATCAAGTACATGGGCACCGATGAGAACGGCTTGGTCTTCAAGCGACTGATCCCGACCGAGGGCATCAGTGACGA comes from the Chromatiaceae bacterium genome and includes:
- a CDS encoding UDP-glucose/GDP-mannose dehydrogenase family protein, translating into MKVTVFGSGYVGLVTGTCLAEVGNKVMCVDVDPAKIDLLNGGGVPIYEPGLTEMVKRNREAGRLLFTTDAKTGVDFGQIQFIAVGTPPDEDGSADLQYVLAVARSIAEHMTDFKIVVDKSTVPVGTGDKVANRIRETLRQRGVDIDFDVVSNPEFLKEGAAIADFMKPDRIVVGTENPRSIEAMRQLYAPFNRNHERLLFMDIRSAELTKYAANAMLATKISFMNELSNIAEILGADIEKVRIGIGSDPRIGFQFIYPGCGYGGSCFPKDVQALEKTALGVGYQPQLLHAVEAVNHRQKELLFHKISDYFEGKLSGKTIALWGLAFKPNTDDMRAASSRTLMEALWDAGAKVRAFDPIAHEEARRLYGERPDLEICEHADTALEGADALAVVTEWIEFRSPDFAAIRETLRHPVVFDGRNIYDPKALTDAGLTHYSIGRQPARPA
- a CDS encoding outer membrane lipoprotein-sorting protein — protein: MRQILRAGIAAFTLSTTLSFTAIAGVPKDLPYPSGNLTADQIMEQVYFVNHFYAFKNYAITKQDDDITVLVIKGEGKTPTTNTLERYLNNDYPADDATKAEDLAIFRSGKLKGTGMLITDFQDDAKSQSYMIWLPALRKIRRFAQPAHDDAWGGSDFTFGDVALRKPFHETHELLGKEAFNDCLGYIAINDDEQTRYTTGLPKSGSCSPKGKEVYKVKSTTKFEGWWYDYRISYIDTKTFADYRSEYFKNGEQVKVIDRDWVPLGKSDDPRAVGWGYWYGKTLATGNQTWAVIPANVNRVDETYEANWWSESTLRKIKR
- a CDS encoding RNA polymerase-associated protein rapA codes for the protein MFKKSPLGMAVATLLAAPLGVQAEVQVSAELKNETAFFINSGQVTGQARSMLDDREHDAGDLMKFENSARIFFNGDLGESATWHAELRPVVDGKGVNADYKYHRSYTQNDYLRELYVDTSAGGWDLRLGKQQVVWGTADGIKLLDIINPTDFRELNQNSLEDSRIPVWMVNAERYLDNGGNIQLIVSQSEENKIPGLNSNGDSGHPFMMKGVDSISGRVNGFYNIAPALSEVAATFNAAAMNGAFTGGGFFAPGLTVFGGLTVDGFASGFWDATSNPGQITPTVPTDPNAAPGYILLNAFAQNGFTGQPGFPAGLVDPNGNYNVTNLLAVNGPNFTDVTWTPNKASSAFEYMSNATFATFNTFTEFNPSNPTGLGGIDTTWERDYGEEPNIGGRYRASLENGLNFSVNYFYHYSSNPTIDLSWRGKDGNELTVQRAATMVIDSNGTPGIQPDDSFLPDASTALTRDQARANHDLGNPTTILLHDDAGNYYGALNPATLDGSPGAGAPTLHFTETSHRVHSIGASFDYALDVGDTPIVLRGEFLYDKGERQPVVDKYLLSIGDLTNALKMEEADYFKYVLGADVTVLTNLLVSAQFIQFRNLDYIDEPDRCVTQGTNTIDCSRYTADFATLHLTNGLNQAEKNKEFYSLFLSKPFGAAQLGRVNNIIIFEEGGGYWNRLDAEYSLSDQLIVTGELNLYWGDEDTTFGQFEDSSNIQVGLKYIIE